The Temnothorax longispinosus isolate EJ_2023e chromosome 12, Tlon_JGU_v1, whole genome shotgun sequence genome includes a window with the following:
- the Cnb gene encoding uncharacterized protein Cnb isoform X3, with translation MRALLLSCVARQLLHTRSRIVQEMELSEVDELLQEMEATELELSKRINNTGGYQYRNEPLHPMSSTQTVDNASGQEREAQYKLGARRKSDFQWENKDAQLTDALSAFSQKKANDAFPDISLSYDDSFQPSETDKIISGFKTWERNLQQPVIKSNGYTMGNVKNIDHLFNVSATIDGAKPKESVAESNVLMTDEADASGVYIQPKSSITNTGPISHINESAKLSGMMPSKTVQCSNTEPLNLCKISQHNETLYDKERSDFGKSTVHVGTNTDLNLRKCQRFLSLSDFWESNPARSQEETLRIKIEEEKFRREHCEHLIQELQKRLLEQQEKVAVAVRVDNEKNVLISQFHTSWSKLKQQVEILKVEHKNSQTNLQSITEKHQSEISEFQTQVKRLEGELSKALDLAAGYKEKSDTMIKEKIDLLKIHADELENYKSLVQEAEDRCEQMKTEFNTLLAKNQQNEAALKTVQSELNKERLRGGEVRSEMGVIHKALDACEAELIVLRQEKENLQLKLKEEINRNSILEQKNSSLLVSIDDAKRSEKLAKDETKSVAEQKEKIRAELQEVYQKQVDEVVKAKLQEFQTQLDNAESEFLEELKTRQQVIAECAARKIKDVIDKHRLEINLLEEKHKEEKRLCELQLAQALQRSSMLETHLNSQRAAKSQLAEQLHSVMQKQWQQALHIISGSNMDNTSLIQKIHTDKYFDSKYPKKSESMPNCYTKLSQEPIKHTMPLETHNLISAPPLEDQNESVITMNSIENTPLVSGNESKDDLRKYVKMITEMQLAKEDRDPKPRSSISSPPLECREVPRKHYLKKELSMMSEDSVTWQPSPENIYDVSGHMSLPQKMLSKIDQQKNKPPWK, from the exons ATGAGGGCGTTATTGTTGTCCTGTGTGGCGC GTCAGCTGCTGCATACCCGTTCTAGAATAGTGCAGGAGATGGAACTGTCGGAGGTTGACGAGTTGCTCCAAGAGATGGAAGCTACCGAATTAGAATTAtcgaaaagaataaataacacTGGCGGATATCAGTATCGCAATGAGCCACTTCATCCAATGTCATCGACGCAAACGGTTGATAACGCAAGCGGTCAAGAAAGAGAAGCGCAATATAAGCTTGGTGCGCGTCGAAAATCAGATTTCCAATGGGAGAACAAAGACGCCCAACTTACCGATGCTTTGTCAGCCTTTTCTCAAAAGAAAGCAAACGACGCATTCCCCGATATATCATTGTCATATGATGATTCATTCCAACCAAGTGAGactgacaaaataatttctggaTTTAAGACATGGGAACGGAACCTTCAGCAGCctgttataaaatcaaatgGATATACGATgggaaatgtaaaaaatatagatcaTTTGTTTAATGTATCAGCCACAATTGACGGCGCTAAACCAAAAGAATCAGTAGCAGAATCAAACGTTCTAATGACAGATGAAGCAGATGCAAGCGGTGTATATATTCAACCAAAATCTTCCATTACAAATACAGGTCCTATATCACATATCAATGAATCAGCCAAGCTTTCTGGTATGATGCCGTCGAAGACCGTACAATGTAGTAACACGGAACCTTTAAATCTTTGTAAAATATCACAGCataatgaaactttatatGATAAAGAAAGATCTGATTTTGGTAAAAGTACCGTGCACGTTGGAACAAATACAGATCTTAATTTAAG gaaatgtCAACGATTTTTATCACTTTCGGATTTCTGGGAATCTAATCCAGCTAGATCGCAAGAAGAAACTCTTAGAATCAAAATAGAAGAGGAGAAATTCCGTAGAGag catTGCGAGCATCTGATTCAAGAACTTCAGAAACGTTTGCTGGAACAACAGGAAAAAGTCGCGGTAGCAGTTAGAGTcgacaatgaaaaaaatgtcttgATATCTCAATTCCATACATCTTGGTCTAAATTAAAGCAACAAGTCGAAATATTAAAGGTTGAGCATAAAAATTCTCAAACTAATTTGCAAAGCATCACGGAAAAACATCAATCTGAGATATCAGAATTTCAAACTCAAGTCAAACGGCTGGAAGGAGAATTATCGAAAGCTTTAGACTTGGCGGCTGGATATAAAGAGAAGAGTGACACTATGATCAAAGAGAAGATTGACCTACTAAAAATTCATGCAGatgaattagaaaattacaaatcaCTAGTTCAAGAAGCAGAAGATAGATGTGAACAAATGAAGACGGAATTCAATACGTTGTTGGCGAAGAATCAACAAAATGAAGCGGCATTAAAAACTGTTCAATCGGAATTGAATAAAGAACGCTTGAGGGGAGGCGAAGTGCGAAGTGAGATGGGTGTCATTCATAAAGCACTAGATGCTTGTGAAGCCGAGTTGATAGTGCTCaggcaagaaaaagaaaatttacaaCTTAAACTCAAAGAAGAGATAAATAGAAATTCTATTTTAGAACAGAAGAATTCATCGTTGCTCGTATCTATTGACGACGCTAAGAGATCAgaa AAATTAGCCAAGGATGAAACCAAGTCTGTTGCAGAACAGAAGGAAAAGATCAGAGCAGAATTACAAGAGGTTTACCAGAAGCAAGTTGACGAGGTGGTGAAAgcaaaattacaagaatttcAAACGCAACTTGATAATGCCGAGTCAGAATTTTTAGAGGAATTGAAAACAAGGCAACAAGTTATAGCTGAATGTGCTGCTAGGAAGATAAAGGATGTTATCGATAA ACACCGTTTGGAAATAAACTTGCTGGAGGAAAAACATAAAGAGGAAAAACGATTATGCGAATTACAATTAGCTCAAGCTTTACAGAGATCGTCTATGCTCGAAACACACTTGAATTCTCAACGCGCAGCGAAATCTCAACTTGCGGAGCAATTACATTCCGTTATGCAAAAGCAATGGCAACAGGCTCTGCATATTATATCAG GCAGTAATATGGATAATACTTCCttgattcaaaaaattcacacagacaaatattttgattctaAATATCCTAAAAAATCTGAATCAATGCCAAATTGTTATACTAAACTTTCTCAAGAACCAATAAAACATACTATGCCGTTAGAAACACATAATTTGATCAGTGCACCACCTCTTGAAGATCAAAATGAAAGCGTGATAACTATGAATTCCATCGAAAATACTCCGTTAGTCAGTGGAAATGAATCGAAGGATGACCTTcgaaaatatgtgaaaatg attacAGAAATGCAGCTAGCAAAGGAAGACAGAGATCCAAAACCAAGAAGCAGCATTTCGAGTCCACCATTGGAATGCAGAGAGGTACCGCGGAAACATTACTTAAAAAAGGAATTGAGTATGATGAGTGAGGATAGCGTCACGTGGCAACCAAGTCCCGAG AATATATACGATGTTAGTGGACATATGTCTCTTCCGCAAAAAATGCTTTCAAAAATAGATCAGCAGAAAAACAAGCCCCCTTGGAAatga
- the Cnb gene encoding uncharacterized protein Cnb isoform X1 gives MSESDDTDVLLLIPPDIFHVPSSDSDTSSDRASRTDCAGGGVISELVGHMQSLESRITAIESRDNSLDISAPSSLLNDSQPVYGSASYPAYQRQTLPRTRFSVSQGASLQNTPVKPRKSLSVPSTPNGYSSQSCTNFPKRDVRSGCHLTTVDTSHSTNTNNLTRTKHDALTSYSDSFAVPPASCGTGLSHATVMSTKDSCLSLRANDRMSNLSCKPHDSPPSAIPVSNSSNASIGQLLHTRSRIVQEMELSEVDELLQEMEATELELSKRINNTGGYQYRNEPLHPMSSTQTVDNASGQEREAQYKLGARRKSDFQWENKDAQLTDALSAFSQKKANDAFPDISLSYDDSFQPSETDKIISGFKTWERNLQQPVIKSNGYTMGNVKNIDHLFNVSATIDGAKPKESVAESNVLMTDEADASGVYIQPKSSITNTGPISHINESAKLSGMMPSKTVQCSNTEPLNLCKISQHNETLYDKERSDFGKSTVHVGTNTDLNLRKCQRFLSLSDFWESNPARSQEETLRIKIEEEKFRREHCEHLIQELQKRLLEQQEKVAVAVRVDNEKNVLISQFHTSWSKLKQQVEILKVEHKNSQTNLQSITEKHQSEISEFQTQVKRLEGELSKALDLAAGYKEKSDTMIKEKIDLLKIHADELENYKSLVQEAEDRCEQMKTEFNTLLAKNQQNEAALKTVQSELNKERLRGGEVRSEMGVIHKALDACEAELIVLRQEKENLQLKLKEEINRNSILEQKNSSLLVSIDDAKRSEKLAKDETKSVAEQKEKIRAELQEVYQKQVDEVVKAKLQEFQTQLDNAESEFLEELKTRQQVIAECAARKIKDVIDKHRLEINLLEEKHKEEKRLCELQLAQALQRSSMLETHLNSQRAAKSQLAEQLHSVMQKQWQQALHIISGSNMDNTSLIQKIHTDKYFDSKYPKKSESMPNCYTKLSQEPIKHTMPLETHNLISAPPLEDQNESVITMNSIENTPLVSGNESKDDLRKYVKMITEMQLAKEDRDPKPRSSISSPPLECREVPRKHYLKKELSMMSEDSVTWQPSPENIYDVSGHMSLPQKMLSKIDQQKNKPPWK, from the exons ATGAGCGAGTCCGATGACACGGATGTCCTGCTCCTGATCCCGCCCGATATATTCCACGTGCCGTCTTCCGATTCCGACACCTCGAGCGATCGCGCATCCCGAACGGATTGCGCCGGCGGCGGTGTTATCTCGGAGCTGGTGGGACATATGCAATCGTTGGAGTCCCGAATCACCGCGATCGAGTCCAGGGACAATAGCCTGGACATTTCCGCGCCCAGCAGTTTGCTTAACGACTCTCAACCGGTCTACGGCAGCGCGTCCTACCCTGCTTATCAACGGCAGACCCTACCTAGAACTAGATTCTCCGTAAGTCAAGGCGCTAGCTTGCAAAATACCCCCGTGAAGCCGCGTAAATCTCTGTCCGTTCCTTCCACCCCCAATGGCTACTCGTCGCAGAGCTGTACTAACTTCCCGAAGAGAGACGTGAGGTCTGGGTGCCACCTTACGACAGTTGATACCTCTCATTCGACTAATACTAATAATCTCACTCGGACCAAGCATGACGCTCTAACTTCGTACTCCGATTCCTTTGCGGTGCCTCCTGCTTCCTGTGGTACTGGGCTCTCGCATGCCACTGTTATGTCTACGAAGGACTCCTGCTTGTCTCTTCGAGCGAATGATCGTATGAGTAACTTGTCTTGCAAACCCCACGATTCCCCGCCATCAGCAATACCCGTGTCAAATTCATCTAATGCATCGATAGGTCAGCTGCTGCATACCCGTTCTAGAATAGTGCAGGAGATGGAACTGTCGGAGGTTGACGAGTTGCTCCAAGAGATGGAAGCTACCGAATTAGAATTAtcgaaaagaataaataacacTGGCGGATATCAGTATCGCAATGAGCCACTTCATCCAATGTCATCGACGCAAACGGTTGATAACGCAAGCGGTCAAGAAAGAGAAGCGCAATATAAGCTTGGTGCGCGTCGAAAATCAGATTTCCAATGGGAGAACAAAGACGCCCAACTTACCGATGCTTTGTCAGCCTTTTCTCAAAAGAAAGCAAACGACGCATTCCCCGATATATCATTGTCATATGATGATTCATTCCAACCAAGTGAGactgacaaaataatttctggaTTTAAGACATGGGAACGGAACCTTCAGCAGCctgttataaaatcaaatgGATATACGATgggaaatgtaaaaaatatagatcaTTTGTTTAATGTATCAGCCACAATTGACGGCGCTAAACCAAAAGAATCAGTAGCAGAATCAAACGTTCTAATGACAGATGAAGCAGATGCAAGCGGTGTATATATTCAACCAAAATCTTCCATTACAAATACAGGTCCTATATCACATATCAATGAATCAGCCAAGCTTTCTGGTATGATGCCGTCGAAGACCGTACAATGTAGTAACACGGAACCTTTAAATCTTTGTAAAATATCACAGCataatgaaactttatatGATAAAGAAAGATCTGATTTTGGTAAAAGTACCGTGCACGTTGGAACAAATACAGATCTTAATTTAAG gaaatgtCAACGATTTTTATCACTTTCGGATTTCTGGGAATCTAATCCAGCTAGATCGCAAGAAGAAACTCTTAGAATCAAAATAGAAGAGGAGAAATTCCGTAGAGag catTGCGAGCATCTGATTCAAGAACTTCAGAAACGTTTGCTGGAACAACAGGAAAAAGTCGCGGTAGCAGTTAGAGTcgacaatgaaaaaaatgtcttgATATCTCAATTCCATACATCTTGGTCTAAATTAAAGCAACAAGTCGAAATATTAAAGGTTGAGCATAAAAATTCTCAAACTAATTTGCAAAGCATCACGGAAAAACATCAATCTGAGATATCAGAATTTCAAACTCAAGTCAAACGGCTGGAAGGAGAATTATCGAAAGCTTTAGACTTGGCGGCTGGATATAAAGAGAAGAGTGACACTATGATCAAAGAGAAGATTGACCTACTAAAAATTCATGCAGatgaattagaaaattacaaatcaCTAGTTCAAGAAGCAGAAGATAGATGTGAACAAATGAAGACGGAATTCAATACGTTGTTGGCGAAGAATCAACAAAATGAAGCGGCATTAAAAACTGTTCAATCGGAATTGAATAAAGAACGCTTGAGGGGAGGCGAAGTGCGAAGTGAGATGGGTGTCATTCATAAAGCACTAGATGCTTGTGAAGCCGAGTTGATAGTGCTCaggcaagaaaaagaaaatttacaaCTTAAACTCAAAGAAGAGATAAATAGAAATTCTATTTTAGAACAGAAGAATTCATCGTTGCTCGTATCTATTGACGACGCTAAGAGATCAgaa AAATTAGCCAAGGATGAAACCAAGTCTGTTGCAGAACAGAAGGAAAAGATCAGAGCAGAATTACAAGAGGTTTACCAGAAGCAAGTTGACGAGGTGGTGAAAgcaaaattacaagaatttcAAACGCAACTTGATAATGCCGAGTCAGAATTTTTAGAGGAATTGAAAACAAGGCAACAAGTTATAGCTGAATGTGCTGCTAGGAAGATAAAGGATGTTATCGATAA ACACCGTTTGGAAATAAACTTGCTGGAGGAAAAACATAAAGAGGAAAAACGATTATGCGAATTACAATTAGCTCAAGCTTTACAGAGATCGTCTATGCTCGAAACACACTTGAATTCTCAACGCGCAGCGAAATCTCAACTTGCGGAGCAATTACATTCCGTTATGCAAAAGCAATGGCAACAGGCTCTGCATATTATATCAG GCAGTAATATGGATAATACTTCCttgattcaaaaaattcacacagacaaatattttgattctaAATATCCTAAAAAATCTGAATCAATGCCAAATTGTTATACTAAACTTTCTCAAGAACCAATAAAACATACTATGCCGTTAGAAACACATAATTTGATCAGTGCACCACCTCTTGAAGATCAAAATGAAAGCGTGATAACTATGAATTCCATCGAAAATACTCCGTTAGTCAGTGGAAATGAATCGAAGGATGACCTTcgaaaatatgtgaaaatg attacAGAAATGCAGCTAGCAAAGGAAGACAGAGATCCAAAACCAAGAAGCAGCATTTCGAGTCCACCATTGGAATGCAGAGAGGTACCGCGGAAACATTACTTAAAAAAGGAATTGAGTATGATGAGTGAGGATAGCGTCACGTGGCAACCAAGTCCCGAG AATATATACGATGTTAGTGGACATATGTCTCTTCCGCAAAAAATGCTTTCAAAAATAGATCAGCAGAAAAACAAGCCCCCTTGGAAatga
- the Cnb gene encoding uncharacterized protein Cnb isoform X2 has product MSESDDTDVLLLIPPDIFHVPSSDSDTSSDRASRTDCAGGGVISELVGHMQSLESRITAIESRDNSLDISAPSSLLNDSQPVYGSASYPAYQRQTLPRTRFSVSQGASLQNTPVKPRKSLSVPSTPNGYSSQSCTNFPKRDVRSGCHLTTVDTSHSTNTNNLTRTKHDALTSYSDSFAVPPASCGTGLSHATVMSTKDSCLSLRANDRQLLHTRSRIVQEMELSEVDELLQEMEATELELSKRINNTGGYQYRNEPLHPMSSTQTVDNASGQEREAQYKLGARRKSDFQWENKDAQLTDALSAFSQKKANDAFPDISLSYDDSFQPSETDKIISGFKTWERNLQQPVIKSNGYTMGNVKNIDHLFNVSATIDGAKPKESVAESNVLMTDEADASGVYIQPKSSITNTGPISHINESAKLSGMMPSKTVQCSNTEPLNLCKISQHNETLYDKERSDFGKSTVHVGTNTDLNLRKCQRFLSLSDFWESNPARSQEETLRIKIEEEKFRREHCEHLIQELQKRLLEQQEKVAVAVRVDNEKNVLISQFHTSWSKLKQQVEILKVEHKNSQTNLQSITEKHQSEISEFQTQVKRLEGELSKALDLAAGYKEKSDTMIKEKIDLLKIHADELENYKSLVQEAEDRCEQMKTEFNTLLAKNQQNEAALKTVQSELNKERLRGGEVRSEMGVIHKALDACEAELIVLRQEKENLQLKLKEEINRNSILEQKNSSLLVSIDDAKRSEKLAKDETKSVAEQKEKIRAELQEVYQKQVDEVVKAKLQEFQTQLDNAESEFLEELKTRQQVIAECAARKIKDVIDKHRLEINLLEEKHKEEKRLCELQLAQALQRSSMLETHLNSQRAAKSQLAEQLHSVMQKQWQQALHIISGSNMDNTSLIQKIHTDKYFDSKYPKKSESMPNCYTKLSQEPIKHTMPLETHNLISAPPLEDQNESVITMNSIENTPLVSGNESKDDLRKYVKMITEMQLAKEDRDPKPRSSISSPPLECREVPRKHYLKKELSMMSEDSVTWQPSPENIYDVSGHMSLPQKMLSKIDQQKNKPPWK; this is encoded by the exons ATGAGCGAGTCCGATGACACGGATGTCCTGCTCCTGATCCCGCCCGATATATTCCACGTGCCGTCTTCCGATTCCGACACCTCGAGCGATCGCGCATCCCGAACGGATTGCGCCGGCGGCGGTGTTATCTCGGAGCTGGTGGGACATATGCAATCGTTGGAGTCCCGAATCACCGCGATCGAGTCCAGGGACAATAGCCTGGACATTTCCGCGCCCAGCAGTTTGCTTAACGACTCTCAACCGGTCTACGGCAGCGCGTCCTACCCTGCTTATCAACGGCAGACCCTACCTAGAACTAGATTCTCCGTAAGTCAAGGCGCTAGCTTGCAAAATACCCCCGTGAAGCCGCGTAAATCTCTGTCCGTTCCTTCCACCCCCAATGGCTACTCGTCGCAGAGCTGTACTAACTTCCCGAAGAGAGACGTGAGGTCTGGGTGCCACCTTACGACAGTTGATACCTCTCATTCGACTAATACTAATAATCTCACTCGGACCAAGCATGACGCTCTAACTTCGTACTCCGATTCCTTTGCGGTGCCTCCTGCTTCCTGTGGTACTGGGCTCTCGCATGCCACTGTTATGTCTACGAAGGACTCCTGCTTGTCTCTTCGAGCGAATGATC GTCAGCTGCTGCATACCCGTTCTAGAATAGTGCAGGAGATGGAACTGTCGGAGGTTGACGAGTTGCTCCAAGAGATGGAAGCTACCGAATTAGAATTAtcgaaaagaataaataacacTGGCGGATATCAGTATCGCAATGAGCCACTTCATCCAATGTCATCGACGCAAACGGTTGATAACGCAAGCGGTCAAGAAAGAGAAGCGCAATATAAGCTTGGTGCGCGTCGAAAATCAGATTTCCAATGGGAGAACAAAGACGCCCAACTTACCGATGCTTTGTCAGCCTTTTCTCAAAAGAAAGCAAACGACGCATTCCCCGATATATCATTGTCATATGATGATTCATTCCAACCAAGTGAGactgacaaaataatttctggaTTTAAGACATGGGAACGGAACCTTCAGCAGCctgttataaaatcaaatgGATATACGATgggaaatgtaaaaaatatagatcaTTTGTTTAATGTATCAGCCACAATTGACGGCGCTAAACCAAAAGAATCAGTAGCAGAATCAAACGTTCTAATGACAGATGAAGCAGATGCAAGCGGTGTATATATTCAACCAAAATCTTCCATTACAAATACAGGTCCTATATCACATATCAATGAATCAGCCAAGCTTTCTGGTATGATGCCGTCGAAGACCGTACAATGTAGTAACACGGAACCTTTAAATCTTTGTAAAATATCACAGCataatgaaactttatatGATAAAGAAAGATCTGATTTTGGTAAAAGTACCGTGCACGTTGGAACAAATACAGATCTTAATTTAAG gaaatgtCAACGATTTTTATCACTTTCGGATTTCTGGGAATCTAATCCAGCTAGATCGCAAGAAGAAACTCTTAGAATCAAAATAGAAGAGGAGAAATTCCGTAGAGag catTGCGAGCATCTGATTCAAGAACTTCAGAAACGTTTGCTGGAACAACAGGAAAAAGTCGCGGTAGCAGTTAGAGTcgacaatgaaaaaaatgtcttgATATCTCAATTCCATACATCTTGGTCTAAATTAAAGCAACAAGTCGAAATATTAAAGGTTGAGCATAAAAATTCTCAAACTAATTTGCAAAGCATCACGGAAAAACATCAATCTGAGATATCAGAATTTCAAACTCAAGTCAAACGGCTGGAAGGAGAATTATCGAAAGCTTTAGACTTGGCGGCTGGATATAAAGAGAAGAGTGACACTATGATCAAAGAGAAGATTGACCTACTAAAAATTCATGCAGatgaattagaaaattacaaatcaCTAGTTCAAGAAGCAGAAGATAGATGTGAACAAATGAAGACGGAATTCAATACGTTGTTGGCGAAGAATCAACAAAATGAAGCGGCATTAAAAACTGTTCAATCGGAATTGAATAAAGAACGCTTGAGGGGAGGCGAAGTGCGAAGTGAGATGGGTGTCATTCATAAAGCACTAGATGCTTGTGAAGCCGAGTTGATAGTGCTCaggcaagaaaaagaaaatttacaaCTTAAACTCAAAGAAGAGATAAATAGAAATTCTATTTTAGAACAGAAGAATTCATCGTTGCTCGTATCTATTGACGACGCTAAGAGATCAgaa AAATTAGCCAAGGATGAAACCAAGTCTGTTGCAGAACAGAAGGAAAAGATCAGAGCAGAATTACAAGAGGTTTACCAGAAGCAAGTTGACGAGGTGGTGAAAgcaaaattacaagaatttcAAACGCAACTTGATAATGCCGAGTCAGAATTTTTAGAGGAATTGAAAACAAGGCAACAAGTTATAGCTGAATGTGCTGCTAGGAAGATAAAGGATGTTATCGATAA ACACCGTTTGGAAATAAACTTGCTGGAGGAAAAACATAAAGAGGAAAAACGATTATGCGAATTACAATTAGCTCAAGCTTTACAGAGATCGTCTATGCTCGAAACACACTTGAATTCTCAACGCGCAGCGAAATCTCAACTTGCGGAGCAATTACATTCCGTTATGCAAAAGCAATGGCAACAGGCTCTGCATATTATATCAG GCAGTAATATGGATAATACTTCCttgattcaaaaaattcacacagacaaatattttgattctaAATATCCTAAAAAATCTGAATCAATGCCAAATTGTTATACTAAACTTTCTCAAGAACCAATAAAACATACTATGCCGTTAGAAACACATAATTTGATCAGTGCACCACCTCTTGAAGATCAAAATGAAAGCGTGATAACTATGAATTCCATCGAAAATACTCCGTTAGTCAGTGGAAATGAATCGAAGGATGACCTTcgaaaatatgtgaaaatg attacAGAAATGCAGCTAGCAAAGGAAGACAGAGATCCAAAACCAAGAAGCAGCATTTCGAGTCCACCATTGGAATGCAGAGAGGTACCGCGGAAACATTACTTAAAAAAGGAATTGAGTATGATGAGTGAGGATAGCGTCACGTGGCAACCAAGTCCCGAG AATATATACGATGTTAGTGGACATATGTCTCTTCCGCAAAAAATGCTTTCAAAAATAGATCAGCAGAAAAACAAGCCCCCTTGGAAatga